One genomic window of Arachis duranensis cultivar V14167 unplaced genomic scaffold, aradu.V14167.gnm2.J7QH unplaced_Scaffold_343483, whole genome shotgun sequence includes the following:
- the LOC107465827 gene encoding uncharacterized protein LOC107465827 — protein sequence MKDPRSFEIPCIIGDITIEKALCDLGASINLMSLNMMRRMRIEEAKPTRMALQLADRTFKFPHGVVEDLLVKVGEFIFPADFVVLDMEEEVNTSIILGRPFLATAGAIIDVQKGEQVLRLHEEKMVFNIFKAMSYPKEAIGECMMVDTIEQIVQGVLEEEQYEGSMELEQQAPREELPQGTMESSIMTNHKDNNEEKAPKLELKTLPQSLKYAYLGDSSTYPVIINSSLSKEQEEELIQVLKQHKDAIGWTLTDLKGISPLMCMHKILLEEGESNYE from the coding sequence ATGAAGGACCCAAGGAGTTTTGAAATCCCTTGTATTATAGGGGATATCACTATTGAAAAGGCCCTATGTGACTTGGGGgctagcatcaatctcatgTCCTTGAACATGATGAGAAGGATGAGAATTGAagaagccaaaccaacaagaatggcactccaACTAGCTGACAGGACATTCAAGTTTCCACATGGAGTGGTGGAAGATTTATTGGTAAAAGTGGGAGAATTCATCTTTCCAGCTGACTTTGTTGTGCTAGATATGGAAGAAGAGGTAAACACTTCAATTATCCTAGGAAGGCCATTCCTagctactgctggagccatcattgatgttcaaaaaggaGAACAAGTCTTGAGATTACATGAGGAAAAGATGGTTTTCAATATCTTCAAGGCAATGAGTTATCCCAAGGAAGCAATAGGAGAATGCATGATGGTAGACACCATAGAACAAATAGTCCAAGGAGTTTTGGAAGAAGAGCAATATGAAGGAAGTATGGAATTGGAGCAACAAGCACCACGTGAAGAACTACCACAAGGAACCATGGAAAGTTCAATCATGACAAACCACAAAGACaacaatgaagaaaaagcacCAAAACTAGAGCTGAAAACCCTACCTCAAAGCTTGAAATATGCCTATCTAGGTGACAGCAGCACctacccagtgatcatcaactcAAGCTTGAGTAAGGAGCAAGAAGAGGAACTCATCCAAGTGCTAAAACAACACAAGGATGCTATAGGCTGGACACTCACAGACTTAAAAGGGATCAGCCCCTTaatgtgtatgcacaagatcctacttgAGGAGGGTGAATCTAACTATGAATGA